In Populus trichocarpa isolate Nisqually-1 chromosome 7, P.trichocarpa_v4.1, whole genome shotgun sequence, the following proteins share a genomic window:
- the LOC7480157 gene encoding aldehyde dehydrogenase family 3 member F1, whose product MEGLEGTLAELRDTFKSGRTRSVAWRKSQLRAMIEFVQDNEEEMFKVLDQDLGKHPVEAYRDEVGVVAKSAKLSLSCVEKWMAPKKGNLPLAFFPASAEVMPEPFGVVLIMGSWNFPISLTLDPLIGAISAGNVVVLKPSELSPACSSFLAEAIPKYLDPKSIKVIEGGIDVCEQLLQQNWDKIFFTGSQRVGRIVMTAAAQHLTPVTLELGGKSPAILDSSSNPTNMKVIAKRIVAAKWGSCSGQACIAIDYMLVEEKFASYLIDLLEKTIKQFFGENPRESKSLCKILNKNNFMRLLDLLKDPLIRASVVYGGSVDEETMYIEPTILLNPPLDSQIMTEEIFGPLLPIITLNNIHDSIEFISSRPKPLAIYAFTRDETFKKQILSKTSSGSVTFNDTLLQFVCDSLPFGGVGQSGFGRYHGKYSFDTFSHEKAILQRRFFPELEPRYPPWNNLKFQFIKLLYAFNYIGLLLLLLGLKK is encoded by the exons ATGGAGGGTCTAGAGGGAACTCTGGCCGAGCTAAGAGACACATTTAAAAGTGGAAGAACTAGAAGTGTTGCATGGAGGAAAAGCCAACTTAGAGCCATGATTGAGTTTGTCCAAGATAATGAAGAGGAAATGTTCAAGGTACTTGATCAAGATTTGGGAAAGCACCCCGTCGAAGCTTACAGGGATGAG GTTGGAGTAGTAGCAAAATCAGCCAAGCTTTCTTTGAGCTGTGTGGAGAAATGGATGGCTCCTAAAAAG GGCAATTTACCCCTGGCTTTCTTCCCTGCAAGTGCAGAAGTGATGCCCGAACCATTTGGTGTCGTCCTCATAATGGGATCTTGGAACTTCCCTATCT CATTGACATTGGATCCATTAATAGGAGCAATATCTGCAGGAAACGTTGTGGTTTTAAAACCTTCTGAGCTATCACCAGcatgttcttcttttcttgctgAGGCTATCCCTAAATACCTGGATCCCAAATCCATTAAGGTCATTGAGGGCGGAATAGATGTTTGCGAACAACTTCTACAGCAGAATTGGGACAAGATATTCTTCACTG GTAGTCAGCGTGTGGGACGCATCGTAATGACTGCGGCTGCACAGCATTTAACACCAGTTACACTTGAGCTGGGAGGAAAAAGTCCTGCCATCTTGGACAGCAGCTCCAATCCCACCAATATGAAG GTAATAGCCAAAAGAATAGTAGCAGCGAAATGGGGGTCGTGCAGTGGGCAAGCATGTATTGCCATTGACTATATGCTTGTAGAAGAGAAATTCGCTTCTTATCTG ATAGACTTGCTAGAGAAAACAATCAAGCAATTCTTTGGTGAAAATCCAAGAGAATCAAAGAGCTTATGCAAAATTCTAAACAAGAACAACTTCATGAGGTTGCTTGACCTTCTTAAAGACCCTCTTATTAGAGCTTCTGTTGTTTACGGTGGTTCTGTAGATGAAGAAACAAT GTACATTGAGCCCACAATCTTGCTAAATCCTCCCCTCGATTCTCAGATCATGACAGAAGAAATCTTTGGCCCCTTGCTTCCAATTATCACA CTGAATAATATTCATGATAGCATTGAGTTCATAAGCTCCAGGCCAAAACCTCTTGCCATTTATGCCTTCACTAGGGATGAAACATTCAAGAAACAAATTCTATCAAAAACATCCTCCGGAAGTGTGACTTTCAACGACACCCTGCTTCAA TTTGTATGTGATTCTCTACCATTTGGAGGTGTTGGTCAAAGTGGCTTCGGAAGATACCACGGGAAGTACTCTTTCGATACTTTCAGTCATGAAAAAGCAATCTTGCAAAGACGTTTCTTCCCTGAGCTTGAGCCCAGGTATCCACCATGGAATAACTTAAAGTTTCAATTCATCAAATTGCTCTACGCCTTCAACTACATTGGATTATTATTGCTGCTTCTGGGATTGAAGAAGTAG
- the LOC7495519 gene encoding glutaredoxin-C3: protein MKRIQCSIALNRTTIGLLLLLVALANELKVTEASNSASAFVQNVIYSNKIVIFSKSYCPYCLRAKRVFSELYEKPFAVELDLRDDGGEIQDYLLDLVGKRTVPQIFVNGKHIGGSDDLRAAVESGELQKLLGTE from the exons ATGAAGAGAATCCAGTGTAGTATAGCTCTTAATCGGACAACAATTgggttattattgttgttggtcGCGTTAGCAAATGAATTGAAAGTAACCGAAGCATCGAATTCAGCTTCAGCTTTTGTTCAAAACGTTATCTACTCCAACAAGATCGTCATCTTCTCCAAATCTTACTGCCC GTATTGTTTGCGTGCCAAGCGTGTGTTCAGTGAACTGTATGAGAAACCTTTTGCCGTGGAGCTTGATCTTCGAG ATGATGGAGGTGAAATTCAGGATTATCTGCTTGATTTAGTTGGCAAGCGCACTGTCCCTCAAATATTTGTGAATGGCAAGCATATTGGTGGATCTGATG ATCTCAGAGCTGCCGTCGAGAGTGGTGAACTGCAGAAACTTCTAGGCACGGAGTAG
- the LOC7495518 gene encoding probable methyltransferase PMT27, protein IEMARLRSSKRNSSSRSYTSTLTTIAFIALCAIGVWMLTSNPQVTPQTTTHVAKPVITTTTDIAADADVSISNEVEHTESRSKKDTHVYEDNPGDLPDDAIKSDELKSNDDSDNKEESNYGKQETDGGDSKADQESSSQDLKGEGSGEEQQKQEERQNQISEESSHTQNRQADQTSQESSQSEGSQEASVNQEQETNASQEEKTNDNQEQEQSTVSETDDSNSHDSINKNEEQDQAQQQQQQQQEDVENSSKDLQDSQNQESKEDQQQGSGLDENNQESDHNEKTYEEQQQEQRIEDTGGQNSSQESQKEVSEEDKKQRIQQQQQQQQKQDVEDSSKDLQDSQNQESKEDEQQQGSGLNENNQESNQNEKPFEDQQQQDSTVINESNQESDQNEKTYDEQQQEQRQEDTEVHDSSQESQNEVSEEDQKQRIQQQQQQQQHQQTHDQETEQESQVDSNTNQETKQESSSGESAFPGGGNPGIPKESKESWSTQAAESENQKERRKEESDGNDSMYGYTWQLCNVTAGPDYIPCLDNEKALRQLHTTGHFEHRERHCPELGPTCLVPLPQGYKRPITWPQSRDKIWYHNVPHPKLAEVKGHQNWVKVTGEFLTFPGGGTQFIHGALHYIDFVQQAVPKIKWGKHTRVILDVGCGVASFGGYNFERDVLTMSFAPKDEHEAQVQFALERGIPAISAVMGSQRLPFPSRVFDLIHCARCRVPWHAEGGKLLLELNRLLRPGGYFVWSATPVYQKLQEDVEIWQAMSALTVSMCWELVTIKKDKLNGIGAAIYRKPTTNNCYDQRIKNSPPMCDNDDDANAAWYVPLQACMHRVPRSKSQRGGKWPEDWPERLQIPPYWLKSSQMGIYGKPAPQDFEADYEHWKHVVSNSYMKGLGISWSNVRNIMDMRAVYGGFAAALKDLKVWVFNVVNTDSPDTLPIIYERGLFGIYHDWCESFSTYPRTYDLLHADHLFSKLKKRCQLAPVLAEVDRIARPGGKLIVRDESSAIEEVENLLKSLHWEVHLIFSKDQEGLLSAQKGEWRPQTYAAFT, encoded by the exons ATAGAAATGGCTAGGCTTCGAAGTAGCAAGCGTAATTCTTCCTCTAGATCATACACATCAACACTAACCACCATAGCCTTCATAGCATTGTGTGCTATAGGTGTTTGGATGCTAACTTCAAACCCACAGGTTACTCCACAAACCACAACTCACGTCGCCAAACCAGTCATTACCACCACCACTGACATTGCCGCCGACGCGGATGTTTCAATCTCCAATGAGGTAGAACACACTGAATCCAGGAGCAAAAAGGACACCCATGTTTATGAAGACAATCCAGGAGATCTTCCCGATGATGCTATCAAATCCGACGAGCTTAAAAGCAATGATGACAGTGACAATAAAGAAGAAAGTAACTACGGGAAACAGGAAACGGATGGTGGTGATAGTAAGGCTGATCAAGAGAGCTCATCACAGGATTTAAAGGGAGAAGGATCTGGTGAGGAGCAGCAGAAACAGGAGGAAAGACAGAATCAGATATCTGAAGAAAGTTCACACACTCAAAATCGACAAGCTGATCAAACCAGCCAAGAAAGTTCTCAATCTGAAGGTAGCCAGGAAGCAAGTGTCAATCAAGAACAAGAAACAAATGCCAGCCAAGAAGAAAAAACGAATGACAATCAAGAACAAGAGCAAAGTACAGTATCTGAAACTGATGATAGTAATTCACATGATTCTATAAATAAGAATGAAGAACAAGATCAAgcacaacagcaacagcaacagcaacaagaAGATGTCGAAAACAGTAGTAAGGATTTACAGGATTCTCAGAACCAAGAATCAAAAGAAGACCAACAACAAGGTTCTGGACTCGATGAAAACAATCAAGAATCTGATCACAATGAGAAAACATATGAAGAGCAACAACAAGAGCAAAGAATAGAAGATACTGGAGGTCAGAATTCTTCTCAAGAATCCCAAAAAGAGGTAtctgaagaagataaaaaacaaagaatacaacagcagcagcagcaacaacaaaaacaagatgTTGAAGATAGTAGTAAGGATTTACAGGATTCTCAGAACCAAGAATCGAAAGAAGACGAGCAACAACAAGGTTCTGGACTCAATGAAAACAATCAAGAAtcgaatcaaaatgaaaaaccatTTGAAGACCAACAACAACAAGATAGTACTGTAATCAATGAAAGCAATCAAGAATCTGATCAAAATGAGAAAACTTATGATGAGCAACAACAAGAGCAAAGACAAGAGGATACTGAGGTTCATGATTCTTCTCAAGAATCCCAAAATGAGGTATCTGAAGAAGatcaaaaacaaagaatacaacagcagcagcagcagcaacagcatcAACAAACACATGATCAAGAAACCGAACAAGAATCTCAGGTGGATAGCAACACAAACCAAGAAACCAAGCAGGAATCAAGCTCGGGCGAGTCAGCATTTCCAGGTGGCGGGAACCCAGGAATACCAAAAGAATCAAAGGAGTCATGGTCAACTCAAGCAGCAGAGTCAGAGAATCAAAAGGAGAGAAGGAAGGAGGAATCAGACGGTAATGACAGCATGTATGGGTACACTTGGCAGCTCTGTAATGTCACTGCAGGTCCTGATTATATACCTTGTTTAGATAATGAAAAGGCCTTAAGACAACTACATACAACCGGACACTTTGAACATAGAGAGAGGCATTGTCCTGAGCTTGGACCCACTTGTTTGGTTCCACTTCCTCAAGGTTACAAAAGACCCATCACATGGCCTCAAAGTAGAGACAAG ATATGGTATCACAATGTACCTCATCCAAAATTGGCAGAGGTCAAAGGTCATCAAAATTGGGTTAAGGTTACTGGTGAGTTCTTGACCTTCCCTGGTGGTGGAACTCAGTTCATACATGGAGCTCTTCACTATATTGATTTTGTTCAACAG GCTGTGCCCAAAATTAAATGGGGAAAGCACACTAGAGTGATACTGGATGTTGGGTGTGGAGTTGCAAGCTTTGGTGGTTATAATTTTGAAAGGGATGTTCTTACAATGTCTTTTGCACCCAAAGATGAACATGAAGCTCAAGTCCAATTTGCCCTTGAAAGAGGAATACCTGCAATATCTGCTGTCATGGGTTCCCAGCGTCTCCCGTTCCCTAGTAGGGTCTTTGATCTCATCCACTGTGCGCGTTGTCGAGTCCCTTGGCATGCAGAAG GTGGCAAGCTACTTTTAGAATTGAATCGCCTTCTCCGGCCTGGAGGTTATTTTGTCTGGTCAGCAACTCCTGTTTACCAAAAGCTTCAGGAAGATGTGGAGATATGGCAAG CTATGTCTGCGTTGACGGTATCTATGTGTTGGGAGCTTGTGACTATCAAGAAAGATAAACTTAACGGTATCGGTGCTGCCATCTACAGAAAACCTACCACAAATAATTGCTATGATCAAAGAATCAAGAACAGCCCTCCAATGTGTGATAATGATGACGATGCAAATGCTGCCTG GTATGTGCCTCTGCAGGCATGCATGCACCGGGTACCTCGTTCTAAATCTCAGAGAGGGGGTAAATGGCCAGAGGATTGGCCTGAAAGACTACAAATACCTCCTTACTGGCTAAAGAGCTCTCAGATGGGGATCTATGGTAAGCCAGCTCCTCAAGATTTTGAAGCAGATTATGAACATTGGAAACATGTCGTCAGCAACTCATACATGAAGGGATTGGGTATCAGCTGGTCCAACGTCAGGAATATAATGGATATGAGAGCCGTTTATGGGGG GTTTGCAGCAGCTCTCAAGGATCTTAAGGTCTGGGTGTTCAATGTAGTGAACACAGACTCTCCAGATACACTACCGATAATTTATGAGAGAGGTCTTTTTGGGATATACCATGATTGGTGCGAATCCTTCAGCACATACCCTCGAACTTACGACCTCCTACATGCTGATCATCTCTTCTCAAAGctgaaaaaaag GTGCCAGCTTGCTCCTGTATTGGCAGAAGTTGATAGAATCGCAAGACCTGGAGGTAAACTGATTGTTCGTGATGAGTCAAGTGCAATTGAGGAAGTGGAGAACTTGTTGAAGTCTCTGCATTGGGAGGTTCATCTAATCTTCTCCAAGGACCAAGAAGGTTTACTCAGCGCACAAAAAGGTGAATGGCGACCACAGACATATGCAGCTTTCACCTGA